The Cryptococcus gattii WM276 chromosome F, complete sequence genome segment GAACACGAGGGAATGAATTGTAGGGGACGTTTGATTTATGAGCCTCCGAGGTTTATGAATCCGGCGCAGGCGTTTAACCAGATGTTGCTTACCGAATCCATCCGTCATCCCGCTCCCAAAGCCCAATCCCAAAAACCCTCGCAACCCTCTTCCGACTCCGActcggaagaagaaggaggagaagaaaaagacCCTTATCCCAGCTTGATGCCCCCCTCCCAAACCCTCGCCATCTCCCTGTCTCGGGTCGGCACCCCTTCTCAACGGCTCATCTCTGGTACACTCTCCGAACTTGCTGCTctggatgaagaagaattTGGAGGACCTTTACATTCGGTGGTGATTGTGGGTAAGAGGCTGCATCCGCTGGAGCTGGAGTATGCGGGCAAGTTTGCGATAGGTGGGGAAAATGGGGATTGGTGGAGAGTTGGCAAAGAGGTATATGGTGTAGAGAGGGAGACTTTTTACTAGAAAAAAGTAACTTTTTAGAGTGGGATGTTTGAGTATGGGTTCATTTAGGTCGTTCCAAGGACATGCATAGATGCTAATTACAAGATTGAGACTCGAAGCTCATAGATATGGAATGCGATGTGGAGCCGTTGATGGAGGCTTTGCCCGTTACAGTTTGCTAGTACGCACAACCTTGACATGTTTTCTCTCCACTGGCGGTTTCCACGCCAAGCCTCGGTACAGTAATGTCGAAGGAGCCGTTCCAAATTCTACAGGAAGATCGAGATTCTACATGCATTGTTTCAGCCTTCTTGTTTCTTTTGTTCACGGCGAGGGAGGGATAAGAACTGACTAGTTCGTAGACGGCAATGGTGCGTAGCATGGAGAAATGATGTATAGCATGTATGGAGCAGTACCATAGCTGAATCCGACATTTTAGTACTTTACTGAATGGGAAGAAAACAAAGACAAAAAGGCGTACCTCTCGTCCGACAGTACTTCCCATCTCTTGCTTGGTAGGCGTTATAGCCGCCACCCTGACGATTCTCTCCATCTCGTCTGCCAGTCCGTCCCTCTCCCCGCCCGCGTTATGCATCGACTTGCGTTGCTCGCCTTGCCGTTTCTCTTCATGTGCGTCTGTCGCCGCTCTTCGCGCGCGTCCCCGTTCTCTGCACGATTCTCCCCAGGCTGAAAGGTCTTTGCCGACTTGACGCATAGCTGCTCGACATGCATCGAGCGATCGCGCGATGGGGCGGCGGGAAGACGGGACGATGGCATCGTAGTTGATCTCGGGGATGTGCGGCGGTGTGGCGGGTACGGGATAGAGGGGCAATAAGAATGCTCGAAACGTCTCGATGACCTGCGCTGGTCAGTGGGGTCTCGCATAAAAGTAACGACATACATGGCGAAAGTGCTTGCCGAGTGTGCCGCCTGGCAGCAGTGCGCTGTCTCTGGCGAGCTGCTCGTCTGTGTGCACGTGGTGCTGGAGGATGTCGAGGGCGGAGTCTACGAGGGCGATCGAGAGCGTGAGGAGGGCCTCGGCGCGGTCCGAGTGCTGGCGTGTGGGCATCGGCACGAGCGTGTGGTTCAGCGTGGTGGGCAGGGACATGGCGCTTATTTGCTAGCGTTGTTTGGTAGTAGAGGGGGCAAGATCTGCAGCGATGCATCGAATGACGAGATTGACGCCGGATCCAAGTGGAATCCGGCCACGAAAGTGGAGGCGTACTCAGCAGCAATGCGGGCCCTGTTTGGTTCCGGGCATGGATTCTGGGATCTGGGCGAGAAAACAGGGCGGCCCATCAGTCGAGCAGGGGTTGTCCTATGTTTCATATTCTGCCGAGCTGGAGCGGGGGGAGTGACTTGGGCGGAAAGTGCAGCGGGGGACGAAAAGTAAATCGGATACAAATATACAGAATACAAACAAGAAAGGACGCTGCGGACATTCTCACAAGCTGTGCTCACTCCACAGCATATATTTATTTCTCTTTCCACGTCTCAGTTTCCCATGCACCATGCCCTACTCACACCAGACTGATACAGACAGCGGCGCGACTCTCCTCGAGCTGCCCTCTAGCCAGCCCCACAACGCCATGGCCAGCCACGACGACTATCCGCAATCCCAGCTACGGCGCCAGTCGTACGGAGGCGCGATGGAGCAAGACGTAGGACTGCTCGCACCCGGACCCGCAGGATACCACTACGACATCCCATACGAAGACGACGATGGGCTGGGCAGAGACAGAATGATGACCACTTCACCTTCGATCGGTCCATGGGACTCTGCTTCTCAGCGCTCATTGCCATATCACTCCCAACCAAGTTTTCCCCTCCCACAAGCAACCCATATGCCTCTTGCAGGAAACGATACCCCATCGAGCCGGGAGAAGCACTTTACTGACAGTTATAACAGTTACGAAGATGGCGAGTATTATCACACTGACAAGGTCCGTCCGCGGAGTACCGCACTGAACGGTTCAAGCGCATTCGACACTGTCGAGATGGGCAATATCAAGCCAGTTTCTTCATACGATGATGATCCAGCCAAATACGCTTCGTACCATGACCATCCATCGTATCCCTACCCTCCGCTGCACCACGGTCAAGGTGAAGGTCAAGAAGCCGGGTATGCAGGTTTTACACGACCGAGCAACCTTTACAGCATGTTACTCTTCCCGACAGGTCTTGACAGGTTACTGTCATTGTTCAATATCAAAGCGGGTGCATACCCCGTCGAACAGGCTAttgagaggaagaagagagggTTGGGAGGACAAAAGTACCCTGTGGCAGCGTGGAGTTTGACAGCAGGTATGTATCCATTCGAGAAAATGCGCGCCGTCCTGATCGTGAGCGTAGCGATGACGGCTATTATGGTTTATGAAATGGTTAGGAATTACCAGGCGATGGGAACACCCATCGCTATCAAGGTGTGTCTATCTCTTTCATATATATAATCTAGCTGATAATCGATCGTGTTTCATAGCCAGTTTTCAACTACATGGTACATCTGTTTCTACTTGAATTAACCCATCTGCCATATGTTCATAATCAACTGACAAAACCATCAATGCCCAGATCGGTCCATCTTCAGAAGTCCTCATCAATATTGGCGCCCGTTTCCCACCTTGTATGAAAAATGTCTCGGCTTTACCAGCTACCTTTGAGCTCGCTTGTTTGAACGATACGTCTAGGTACGTATAACGCGtcacttttttttttctcgAGTGAGATTCATCATAACATCCCCTTGGATAGCTCGCCAACAACGGGCTGTACGATTGAACAAATCTGTGGACATGGCGGTTTCCACGGTGAAACCCCTGACCGTACGtccttcccctttttccCCTCCCCACCGCCCCCCCCAGAAAGAAAAACTCACATGTATATATACAGAATGGTGGCGATTCATCCTCCCCATCTTTCTACATGTCGGTATCATCCacctcatcatcaacatGCTCGTCCAAATCACCGCATCTGCCCAAGTCGAGCGCGAAATGGGGACGATCCCGTTTTTGATCGTGTACATGCTAGGTGGGATTTATGGGTTTGTGTTGGGAGGGAATTTTACGAGGACGGGGATACCGAGCGTAGGTGCGAGTGGGGCCTTGTTCGCAACTGTACGTCCCGTTCTTAAAAATAAAATACAACACAACACTGATGATGATTAGAATGCGTGTGTGTTGGTGGATCTGGTTTTACATTGGAAATACGAAGAACGACCGAAATTGAAAGCGTGCTTACTCGTTCTCGAACTCGGTATCGGCTTCGCCATGGGTTACATGTACGTCTCATCCCGTCCCCCCCCCCCAATTTCTTTCTCCCAAAACGCAGCTGAAAAAGTCTTCTGTTACAGCCCCAACGCGGTAGACGGCCTCGCCCATCTCGGAGGCTGGGCAATGGGTATCCTATGCGGTATCATCCTCTACCCAGCAATAACCGAGACGAAGAGGCGGAAATATGTGGTTTGGGGATGTAGAGTGGTGGCGGTGGCGTTGATTATCATGGCGATGGTGATGACGATCAAAAACTTTTGTATGTCCATGTCCCCCATTCCCCCAACCCACGTCTTTTTCCattgaaagaagaaaaagagagaagaaaaaaagagggGATACTAATGGATTACGTGCAGACACCGACGACCCGAATAAAGCTTGTGAATGGTGCAAGTACCTATCTTGTATCCCTACAAGCGCAAACGATCGCTGTACAGGTACCGTACGTCTCATCCCTCTTCCACTTTACAGAGTAGCCCTTGTTTTGGAAGCATTCTGGCTTTTTGGTGTGATTTGGGTGTGAaaagagagggaaagagaaaggaaagcTGATGATGGTTGGATTGACATTTTTAGGGTATCACAACGACGAGCACTTCGACGACAAAACGGTCGTGGGATTTGCTATGAGCGTAATGATATCCCCATTACGTACCGAACTCCCCGTCTTACCCCCAAGAAAACGGGGAAATATCCAAAACGTTCGTCTAATTCAACTACATGCGACATTCATGAAAGTAAAAAGAAATGATGGACACTTTTTTATTTGCATACTTAGATTTACAATTAGACCCATTTTTTTGTATATGCCTCCTATCATTATCCAAGCTAACCATCATTACCCATGTCGATCCCGATCGAGAAAACGTATCAAAGATCTTTTAGAGCTACATGCATACTTTTCGTCATAGCCATACACAGTCCACAAACCACTTTTCAAGCACCTAGAACACACGCACCTATTTATAAGAATATCAGCGTGCGGTTAGTAGCGGTTTTCCTGTTCAACCTACCGGGACGAAGAGCACACCAATGAGGCTGCAGAGGTGCAGCTCTCACGCCTCTTTCTACCATTCGATAGCGGATATCGTGCATTCTGGATAATGCCTTGTTTGCGCCTGCGTAATTAGAAAAAAATCAGCAATGTTGATGAGGAATTGAGATGAGAGAACACAATTTGCAGAAACTGACTTCGAGGTCGGCCGTCTGGTCCTGGGCCTGACCAAAAGACTTCAGCCAAAGCTGCTGCTCTGGGCCAGAGAGTAGGCTCCAGATTCATCTCATCGGTCTAAACTTCAAGTGTCAGTCAATGTAACTCGAAAAACAGCGAGGGGTAGCTTACCTGCTCTGTCCAGAGCGATGTTTGACCTTGTGCAAATCAAGTTTTAGTCTTGTTCTGCTTATGGATATGAATAGATTACACATACCACCCAGAATCAAGTGCCTCTCTTCGTCTTTGACATCTTTGAAAGGGTCAAAGCTACAAATAAATAGGTAAGCGAATAAAATATAAATGTGTTTTTGGTTTCAATGTAAAAACGCACGAATACATTCTTGCCCAAGACTTCATGGGATCACACCAGCTGTTACCacctccctcttcccctaTCCATCCACCTTGTCCACAGTCCTGAGGAGCTTCACCTTTCAGCTACAATTTATGTAACACTAATAACATGCAACACGCACCAAGTAAAAGTAGTCTGCCGAAGCGTGGACTATGCGGTACCCTTGGTCCAAAACCTTGCGAGCATCCGCAGAGTTCACCCATATATCAACAATGGTATCATTGGTAAGTGATGACATCTTGCCGTGATTGAGCACCTGTGAGGATTCCAGGTCAATTCACGGTTGGGGAAGAAGTGAGATCAGCTAGAAAAAGAACTTACCATCTCTTGCCAGACCACTGGAGTTTTTCCGGCATGTCTCAAGGGGGCATGTGTCTTTTTAGTAAAATGATCCAACGCGTCATCCAGCGTCCATCCTCTGGCTTTGAGCGCAGATGTGGTGGGTAAATCTTCCAACTATACAGGTAATGAATATCGGAAAACATTTTCCATGATCAAGCTCCTTACCATGCAGTTCACGTTGATCTCATCCCCTCCCGTACTGAAATATCTTCCCTTGGACAGACTGCTGACCTCCTGCAGAAGCTGAGCCGTCCATTCTGTCACTTCGTCGTCCGCAAATCGCAGCTGACCGGCCGGAGGCTGGTGAGCGAAATGTTTGAATGGCGTCGACTCGAAGCATGCCACGAAGGATGGGTGAGAGGGTGCAATAGAGGCAGTGTGACCGGGTGTGTCAATCTCCAGAAGCATGTCAATGCCTCTCTGCCGTGCGCTTTTGGTCAGCAAAGCCATTATTTGAAACTGAATGAAACAGACTTACATGAGCTGCATAGTCAATAATCATCTGTACTTCTTTCTGACTGTACCTCTCAGATCGAGAATATGCTCCTTTGACTGCCAATTCTGGATAGCTATCAAGGTCTAAAGGCCATGAATTGGAATCGGTGATGTGCCAGTGGAAAACATTGAGCTTAACCATTGCCATTGTATCTAGTACCTGTTCCACCATATTAGTAAGGTCTTTTTGCTTAAAATTTTGCGTACCCACTTTCAGGATGGCTGGAACCGAAAAGTAATGTCTTGAGCTATCCAACAACACTGCACGCCAGCCAAAACTTGGCTTGTCTTCAATGTGATAAGGAGCAAATGGAGCATGCACTCTCTTTGATCCCTGGACCTCCGTCTCCAGACTGTAGAAAAGACCTTCGAAAGTGGTGAGACCTCTGAAAGCGCCTAAAGCTCCTCGAGAGGTGATGATTGCTTTCCCCTTGAGAGGGAGATCAAGCTTGTAGGCCTCCAGCTCGGCGCGTTCTTCGACCGGTGCAATGGTTTCCGAGTGGATATCTGTACCATTATAGACTGTGAGGTCAATGTACAAGGTGTCAAGATAGTATGCGCAAGACCGGATAGCACCAGAGCTGTCGGTGAAGAATTCCAATCCTTCGGTAGTCGAAAGATATGTTGTCTGGGTATTCCTCAAGCGGTGACGTGTTGATGCGATAGCCTCTTGAAGGTCAGAAGGGAAAATGGctgaagatgaggatgcTGATTGTATACTAAAATCGGTAGAAAGACAAAGAGGGGTCGACCCATCACCGACAGTGTAACGCGCTGGTAGAGGAACGAGATTGATATCGGGTTTGGCCGAAAGACGAGACGAAGGAGCGAGGAACGGTAGTGACGAGAAGACAGCTTCGAGAAGGCCATTGAAGAGCATGATGGATATGGCTACGCGGGGGTGTAGATGTATCGAGGAGACATGCAGACGAATAAGATGTGTGTGTACAAGGACATTTATATTCCCAGACAAGTCTGATAAGCAAGGGTTAAAATAATAGTCTCGTGTGGACCAACAAAGTGGAGGAACCGCCGCGTTTGCCGAAGCCTAAAGTGGATACATTGGATCGTATTAACATGGCATTATTAATACAACATCTAAAAAGCTATGGGAATGACGAGATGCGGGGTATTCCCGAAAAGCCTCTATTGTACACATTTATTTTCCCCATCGTGAAATCTGCAGTTTGTCTCATATCATCCCGAACTCCCTCAGCCTATCCTCCTCCATGTGATTGGTCCTGCCCACCGTAGCCGCCGTTGTATATCCTGAACCATTGGCAGCCAAATCCGGGTTACCATCAAATTTCATGGCCTTGCTTCCTGGTGTAAGAGAATATAGTAATGAATTGATTTGATCGTCAATGACCCGCTTGGCGAGACCGTCTGCTTCGCGAGTGAGGATAGCAAAGTGTTTCTACAAAGACGATTGTCAGAGAATCAAATACAACGTGACTAGATAAATCATACCTTAAGTTTGGCATCGGCCTTTGTGAATAGCTCTGACACTTGCGGGGTCAGTCGTTGGCCATCGCCAACCAACGTCCAATCGCCCGGTACATCCCCAGTAATGAATGCCAACAAGGCATCTCCACCATTTTCCATTTGACCACCCACACCGTCATTTGCACTCATAGTTCCATGATATCCTTGTTGATTGGAAAAGCTCGATGTGGACAGGGAATTTGCACCAGGGCTCTTTGAGCTGGCAAATGGGAGCGGTTCTCGTCGAGCAGTATGGATGACGGTGGAAGGGTGTGCAAGAGAAGCAACAGAGTTGGGTAGAGGATGGGATGACGGAGAGGAATTtgaaaaggaggagggaggtGCTGGGGGAAGAAACATTCCAAGGAGTTTCCTGTAAATGTCACGTACAACGGAACATGCAGTCGTATGCACTTGGAAGAAATCTGGAACAAAAGGCTAGAGGGACAAAGGTCAGTCATCGCACTAGTCGCCAGTCAGTCGTAGTACCAACCAGATTGAAgttgaggagaagagattCTGAACTGTCCACTGCAAGACCAAAATCCGACATAACTGATCCATTCCCTGTTACTTTCCTACCCGACCGCGGTCCCCTGAACAGGCTTTTCTATTGAGATAGTCAGCATCTCCTTGGTGTTGGTACAGCTTAACACTTACTACTCCTTTTGTACCAGTACTACCTTCGCAAAAGCTCTCCCATTCTTCCAGTAACTTGATCAATGCTCTCAAGAAATCTCCGGAAGCAGGTATGTCGAATAACGCCGAAAGAGATATTCCCAGCGCATAATAATTGCGAGCCCGAGTCTCGAGATGTTTATAACCTAATATTTGTTCGATATCTGTACGGGGTATGCGGACAGTGTTGAACCAATGAGCGTCCCTATGAGATGAATCAATTAGATGTGCGGCATAGCAGCTTTTAGGCGAAGGGGGTTCAACTAACCCTTGATACCATTCCATCATGTAGCTCCAGCTCAATATTCTGTCTCTAACCACCTTGTACACGTCTTCAGGCCTCCTAAAGACCATTCCATTCTTTCCTTCCGTATCTCTacccttctccttccctccTCCAATGGAGTATGTTTGGCTTGAAGTCCTTCTACCTCCAGGGACCGTAAAACTCCCAGGAGGATGACCATGCGTGCTCAAACTCATAGATCTTGAAGACTTTGAGGTGTTATCTTTCTCCGATATTGGGCTGTAGAATTCATCGGCGACCAATGTAAGTGTGCTCCCGGAGGGTGGTGAACTGAAATTTGTGGAAGAAGGGACCGAGCCGGATGTGAGAGACTGTCGTGGTTTGCCTAGAGCTTGAAGAAGTGACTGTTGAAGTGTGAACGGGAcaaaagagaagagagatgTGGAAACGTATTAGCGGGATCCCCAAAATATGAAATGGGGATACAGATAATATGAAATAGGGATACAGATGGTTGAATGAATAAGATACGTACATTAGATTGCTACAATAAACATTCAGTCGTCAGCAAATAGTTCTATATTCACAACTAGAGAACTACTCACCTTTCTGCGCACACTTGATTTACCCGACATGGTTTCCATTTCCCTTCTGTGAATTTGTGTATACAatctgaagaagagaaaaacAAATGGGTGGgatgaaaaaaaaaggaaggaCCTGCGCTGACCTGAGCAACAACGAACGAAGGTGTGTCAATATAGATAGCTGCTCGAAATGATAGACCGATCAGGTCACGTGATTTGTTAATGACATCCAGACAAGTCAGGAATCAGGGTGAACGAGTGGTTATTTGACGGTAGGAAAACGCAACATGGGTAATCACAGCAGCTTCATACTCTGCATATCCCATTAAAAAAATATCAACACTCACTGATACTGGTGAAACAAGTTGTCACATCCCATATAATAAAGGATAGCTGGATAACTTTCATCAATCGACACCGTTGGTGAAACGGTATCATGCATCGTTGCCATTAGGTGATTTTCGATGCGGCAAGGGTTCGACTCCCTTACGGTGTattttttcccttttttgTGTAGGTTTTTTTTCGATATGAATATAAAAGAGTGCATAAAATATGATTGAATGATGCTCTTTGACAGGTTATCCAGAAAGGAAAATGTTGCAATCATTTTATAAGGACCCATAGAAAAAGTCAAGTCTTCAGTGATAAAACAAGAAAGACCGAAATAGATAAACGTGGTGAAAGCGCAAGGTCTAAATTTGTTGGATGAGCGCCATTTAACGGAATTAATTTTGTTGTTAATTAAAGAA includes the following:
- a CDS encoding uncharacterized protein (Similar to SGTC gene model, INSD accession EAL20306.1) produces the protein MSLPTTLNHTLVPMPTRQHSDRAEALLTLSIALVDSALDILQHHVHTDEQLARDSALLPGGTLGKHFRHVIETFRAFLLPLYPVPATPPHIPEINYDAIVPSSRRPIARSLDACRAAMRQVGKDLSAWGESCRERGRARRAATDAHEEKRQGEQRKSMHNAGGERDGLADEMERIVRVAAITPTKQEMGSTVGRELWYCSIHAIHHFSMLRTIAVYELNLDLPVEFGTAPSTLLYRGLAWKPPVERKHVKVVRTSKL
- a CDS encoding uncharacterized protein (Similar to SGTC gene model, INSD accession EAL20307.1) encodes the protein MEQDVGLLAPGPAGYHYDIPYEDDDGLGRDRMMTTSPSIGPWDSASQRSLPYHSQPSFPLPQATHMPLAGNDTPSSREKHFTDSYNSYEDGEYYHTDKVRPRSTALNGSSAFDTVEMGNIKPVSSYDDDPAKYASYHDHPSYPYPPLHHGQGEGQEAGYAGFTRPSNLYSMLLFPTGLDRLLSLFNIKAGAYPVEQAIERKKRGLGGQKYPVAAWSLTAAMTAIMVYEMVRNYQAMGTPIAIKPVFNYMIGPSSEVLINIGARFPPCMKNVSALPATFELACLNDTSSSPTTGCTIEQICGHGGFHGETPDQWWRFILPIFLHVGIIHLIINMLVQITASAQVEREMGTIPFLIVYMLGGIYGFVLGGNFTRTGIPSVGASGALFATNACVLVDLVLHWKYEERPKLKACLLVLELGIGFAMGYIPNAVDGLAHLGGWAMGILCGIILYPAITETKRRKYVVWGCRVVAVALIIMAMVMTIKNFYTDDPNKACEWCKYLSCIPTSANDRCTGTGITTTSTSTTKRSWDLL
- a CDS encoding Beta-hexosaminidase precursor, putative (Similar to TIGR gene model, INSD accession AAW44323.1), with the translated sequence MLFNGLLEAVFSSLPFLAPSSRLSAKPDINLVPLPARYTVGDGSTPLCLSTDFSIQSASSSSAIFPSDLQEAIASTRHRLRNTQTTYLSTTEGLEFFTDSSGAIRSCAYYLDTLYIDLTVYNGTDIHSETIAPVEERAELEAYKLDLPLKGKAIITSRGALGAFRGLTTFEGLFYSLETEVQGSKRVHAPFAPYHIEDKPSFGWRAVLLDSSRHYFSVPAILKVLDTMAMVKLNVFHWHITDSNSWPLDLDSYPELAVKGAYSRSERYSQKEVQMIIDYAAHRGIDMLLEIDTPGHTASIAPSHPSFVACFESTPFKHFAHQPPAGQLRFADDEVTEWTAQLLQEVSSLSKGRYFSTGGDEINVNCMLEDLPTTSALKARGWTLDDALDHFTKKTHAPLRHAGKTPVVWQEMVLNHGKMSSLTNDTIVDIWVNSADARKVLDQGYRIVHASADYFYLDCGQGGWIGEEGGGNSWCDPMKSWARMYSFDPFKDVKDEERHLILGGQTSLWTEQTDEMNLEPTLWPRAAALAEVFWSGPGPDGRPRSANKALSRMHDIRYRMVERGVRAAPLQPHWCALRPGACVLGA
- a CDS encoding Hypothetical Protein (Similar to TIGR gene model, INSD accession AAW44128.1) — translated: METMSGKSSVRRKQSNSLLQALGKPRQSLTSGSVPSSTNFSSPPSGSTLTLVADEFYSPISEKDNTSKSSRSMSLSTHGHPPGSFTVPGGRRTSSQTYSIGGGKEKGRDTEGKNGMVFRRPEDVYKVVRDRILSWSYMMEWYQGDAHWFNTVRIPRTDIEQILGYKHLETRARNYYALGISLSALFDIPASGDFLRALIKLLEEWESFCEGSTGTKGVKSLFRGPRSGRKVTGNGSVMSDFGLAVDSSESLLLNFNLPFVPDFFQVHTTACSVVRDIYRKLLGMFLPPAPPSSFSNSSPSSHPLPNSVASLAHPSTVIHTARREPLPFASSKSPGANSLSTSSFSNQQGYHGTMSANDGVGGQMENGGDALLAFITGDVPGDWTLVGDGQRLTPQVSELFTKADAKLKKHFAILTREADGLAKRVIDDQINSLLYSLTPGSKAMKFDGNPDLAANGSGYTTAATVGRTNHMEEDRLREFGMI